Within Dreissena polymorpha isolate Duluth1 chromosome 13, UMN_Dpol_1.0, whole genome shotgun sequence, the genomic segment TGGCCATGCCTTTTCTAGCGGAAACGATAACCAGTCCAACGCCATATCTCGCAGAAACCGTGAATAGTTCAGCTCCATTTGTCGTAAAAACGGTAACCGATCCTGCTACGTTTCTCATTGAAAAAGTTACCGATTCAAGGCCATACTTCGCGGTAAGTGCAACCATTCAAGCGCCGTTCCTTGACGCTGTAAACTCGTCAATAAATAATGCATGGTATATGTCAATGTCAAATGAGCACAATGCAACAGAGCCAACGTGGTCAGCTTACAACAGGACGATCCAGGATATGTCCGTCGACAACAGTACCAATACATCCGATTCTCTGTATGGCGAATCGCGAATATTTATAACCTACGCCATTACCGCGGGAATCATATTTTTTACTGCCGTACCTTTTGTAACGTTGATTTGTATTAATGGCACCAACAGAACAAAGGAAGTACATGGTCAAAACGAAGCCGACGAGCCCACTAATTTTCATTCGCTATCGACTGCAAAGAAGTTGCTCCTCTTGCTGTTGCTGTCTCTACTCATGTTCGTATATGTCGGTATGGAAGACACATTCGCTGGGTATCTGATGACCTTTCTGTTGGAGCAACTGAAATGGAGTAAACCGAAAGGAGCTCTAGCCACTTCCGTTTTCTGGATGGCGTTCGGAATCAGCCGTATGGCAGGAATCCCTTTGGTGCGGGCATTTCGACTACGAACAATGATGTTGATATTTTCTACACTGACGATCGTTGCTTTTATTGGTCTTCTTTTCGCAACAGTTTACGACATATATAATTTAGTCTGGTTATTTATAGTGGGAGTCGGAATGTCAACTTCAATTATATTCGCCGCCATTTTTTCTTGGACTAATGAGCACGTGGTTTGTGTCTCGGGTAAAATTTCTGGAATGTTTTTGACTTCCGCTTCCGCTGGTATAATGGTCTTTCCGTTGATATTTGGATACACGATGGAGCACATTTCGCCAATGTGGTTCGTCTACATTCTAATTGGTCAAAGCATCACGTGGGTgtgtctatttttagtaacaatttCGGTAACGAATTCCTTTACTAACTTTACTTCCAAATAGTACGCCAATTGAAACTCACATTGCAAATAGAAGTGAAACAACGAGATTTTTAACATACGTATTGAGCgaacaataaattaaatgaatCTTTTTAACGTTTTCTTTTCAAAGTACAAACAAAATACTTGAGAGTACATGATattcaatataaacatgtacatgtagtgtacACGTTTTGGAGAGAACTGTTCTTTCCATACCTATCGTAAACATACAATAATTATGAATGTCATAACTACGATATTTTTACGACACTTGTACATGTgttgtactgtgaaaccattattattcgtccgacattaattttcgcctttttcgtccttcgaccgatggacgaattcaagatcctaacgaacaatcatgtcccatattagaaacaaataagactgaattaccgtaggcatgaggcatttaaatccagcgtaatccacgcatatacacagggctcgaaattaacactcgcacactcgtaaaatgcgagaaaaaaagattgcaaggtaagttataagccactagtcttttttgcaagtaaagaaatagtgaaaaaaaaacgagttatattgc encodes:
- the LOC127856504 gene encoding sodium-dependent glucose transporter 1C-like translates to MFPLMITTKFLSGVMCAVLDAGGNAEVIGTWGSESGPCMQALHFCFSVGGIIAPFVAMPFLAETITSPTPYLAETVNSSAPFVVKTVTDPATFLIEKVTDSRPYFAVSATIQAPFLDAVNSSINNAWYMSMSNEHNATEPTWSAYNRTIQDMSVDNSTNTSDSLYGESRIFITYAITAGIIFFTAVPFVTLICINGTNRTKEVHGQNEADEPTNFHSLSTAKKLLLLLLLSLLMFVYVGMEDTFAGYLMTFLLEQLKWSKPKGALATSVFWMAFGISRMAGIPLVRAFRLRTMMLIFSTLTIVAFIGLLFATVYDIYNLVWLFIVGVGMSTSIIFAAIFSWTNEHVVCVSGKISGMFLTSASAGIMVFPLIFGYTMEHISPMWFVYILIGQSITWVCLFLVTISVTNSFTNFTSK